The Armatimonadota bacterium nucleotide sequence TCCCCCAAGATATGGGCTTCACCGCAGTCCGCGTGAACGAGATCTGTGGCAACGAAACCAACCCTGTCAAGCTCCGCGAGCGATACACAAAGAACATTCTGGGCCGCGAGCCCATCGCCAAGCCGGATGAGAGCTTCGCCTATTCGAACGCCGGCTACTCCCTGCTGGGACACATCGCAGAACGCTCCATGGGCCAGCCCTATGAGCAATTGATGGACATCTACGTCTTCAAGCCTCTTGGCATGAATCGGTCCAAGGTCGGCAGTAGCGGCTTCCCGGGAGCCCGCACCACCGGGCACATGAAGGTGAACGGAAAGACGGTCCCGATGCCATCGGAGGGCAACCTGGGCACGATCGTCGCGCCTGCCGGCAACACCTGGTGCTCTATGCAAGACCTGGCGACTTACGCCAAAGCGCACATGGACGGCCTGAAGGGCAAGAACGGGCTCCTCAAGGCCGCGACCTTCCAGCGCCTCCACGAGGGTGTGCCGGAGCGGCCCGGCGATTCGATCTATGCCTGCGGCTGGAGCGTTGGCGCGATGCAGGGCACGGCGCTTCGCCACGGGCACAACGGCTCCAACGGCAGGTTCTTTGCTGAACTGGCGTTCTTTCCAAGCCAGGGATTGGTGGTGGCCTCGATGGTGAACTGCGGCGGCGAGGCGTTCCCCTCGCCACCTCTTCAGGCCGTACAGGCAGTGGCCCGGCGCTACGCGCCTGAGAAGTAGCCCACCGGCACAGAACAGGGGGGCCTATCAACAGCCTGCTGATTCAGGCCCCAACGGCGCTCAGGTCGCTTCCGCCCGCCTCTCACCGACTCTCCCACTCTCCCACTCACCGACTCACCGACTCACCCATTCTCCCGTTCCCCGACTCTCCCACTCACCGACTCCCGTCACCAACCCTCGGGTACAATTTTCGCTCCCCGTCGGGCGGTTAGCTCAGTGGTAGAGCACTACAATGACACTGTAGGGGTCACTGGTTCAAATCCAGTACCGCCCACCATTTTTTGAACCTGAATCGGGTTCGGGCTCCTAGCTGGTTCCTAAACGGATTCAAAACCCAAGAAGACGTCCTGATTAGGCGCTGACCCCGACGGTTTGGTTGCAGGCGTCAACGATGCTGGGTCGTCTCATCTGGAGCTCTGGTCCAACCCCCGAACGTAAGCCCCGCACGATGATAGGCCCGCGTTTCAGCCTAAGGGCGAATAGATCATGCCCCAGCCCCACGTCGCTGAGGTATGAAGAAGGCTGGACTGGGAACGCAGCCATGAAGTTGGTAGATTCTTCGCGTAACGCGTTTCAGAAGGCACTTGCCTCATGGGTGGCGGTGCTTGCGTGCACGGCATTAGCGGGCAAGCTGGGCTCATGGCGCGAGGAATACCTGGCCGGATATCTGATCATTCAGACCGGCGAGCGCGTGGACCGCTCCTACAATGCGGGCTTCTCGATGTACGTCGCGGTATGGCCCCTGCTGAATGCCTATCCCGGCCACCAATTTCAGACCGGCCTGCCGAGCACGTGGATGTTCGCCCAGCATGACGGCGAAGCTCCCAAAGACGCTTACTCCGACGTCGAGGGCGGTCTTGGCTGGTGGCGCGACACACGGTTCCCGACTGAAACGCCCAAGTTCATCATGGGCGGTGTGGGCCCACGATTCTCCGAGATCGCCAACGGGCCGGCCCACGGCGCAGGAAACTGGAAGGAGCCTCGAGGGCTCTACGGCGTCGCGCAGCTCAGCCCATGGCTGCTGTTCCCCATCGATGGCCTAAACCTCAAACAAGGGGAGTGTGGCGGGCTCTTCGGCTACGGGTACCTAAACCTCCCACTCTGCGAGGCAAAGGCCACGACCGACGGGAAGGATGTACCTACAGGCGGAAACTGCTGGACGCTGTTCTTGAGCGCCAAGAACTTCAAGGGGCCCGTCGCCTTTTTCACGCCCTACTTCTGGTCGCACTGCGCCGCCAAGGAACCACGCCTCGCGGGCAAGCTCCTAGACAGCCGGCCCATGGATCCCAACATGGCGATCCAGATGGAGACGCAATACATTCCTTGCCAGGTAGCGACGGACGCCAAGGGAAACTCCTACGCCCGCATCGCGCCCACGTCGTTCCCGAAAAACGCCGGGGAGGATTCCGCGCTCGTCCACCAGGCCATCGCATACAACAAGTCGGCGCTGTATGATTCCGTCGCTGCCTGGTTCGCGGGCGGCAAGCCTAGTAGAGGCGCGGTAGACCCGAAGGGCGCGTTCGCGCGGTCTTTCCCAGGCAAGGGCTACGCGACGTGGGAAATTCACGTCCCCGTTCCCGGCCAAAAGGAAGACCGAGTGCCGCTCGCGTGGAACGCTTTCGCCTCGCCAATCGCCGCGGATGCGGCCACCCACGGCTACCGATGGACCGGCGTCACAAGCACGCCGATCCGCGGCCACAGCTCCTTGGCGACGTTGCCGGAGTACTACAAGCTGGCGCCGGGCGACGAGAAGACCAAACCTCGATGGGATCCGGTGACGCCTTCCAGCGTGCCGGGGGAAACTGGCCTTCAGAATGTTGAGTGGAAGCGCCCAGAGGAGCCACCGCAAAGGCCATACGACACGCCCGACGATCCGGCTAGCTGTTGGAAGAAACCGGGGCCGGAGGCTGGACCCTACAAAGCCTATCTGGGCGATGGCACCGTGGTCACCTACTATTGGTATCGCTTCGCCGACCAGCCCGCGCTGCTGAATGCCGGCCTTACGGACGCCGAGCGCGAACGACTGCAAAAGCGCGTCGAGAAGCTGCACCGAGCCTGGCCCAAGAACCGCGACTATCTCGCTCCGCCCAAACTCGGCAGCCTGGCCGAACTCGATCCCGCGCAGATCGTGAAGCCCCCGAAAGGGCTGGAAGTGGGGTTCGTACCGATTGCGACCCGGCAGGAGCTTCGCAAGAAGTAGCCGCCTCGGCCAAGGGCGGTTCCGGATGCCAGACCATCGGGTCCGTCACCTGACCCGCAGAAGCCGCTTCATCGCTTCGCCCATGGCTTGGCCGATATCCCAATAGGTCCCCGCGTTGCAGTTCCAGTGGTAGCCCTGGTTGTTTGGCGACAGCTCGGCCGGCCGCCAAAACCCGCGCGTACCGACGAATACCACGTTGCCCTTGAACTCCGGCTCCTCGGCGACGTCGGCTTGGGCCTTCATCAGTGCCAAGGCGCGCGCGTTCTTCTCTTCGGGACCGCCCTGTCCAGTTTCTGCAATGACGAAAGGCAGCTTGGGAGCGCCGAGATCCTTGCGCATGTCGCGGATAAAATGGGCCATGTTGCTCTGGTATTCGGCGACGAATTGCTCGTTGATGCGGTCGTTCCAGCCCTGATGCCATCCAAAACCCGACAGCACGTATTTTCCGTCGCTTCCGGGAACGAGCTCTTTGATACTCTCGAGCGCCGCCTTCACCAGCGACACGGTCTCGCGGTAGTACTTGCCCACGATGCCTGGGTCCTGCGCGATGGCGGCATCGTTCTTCTCCCCAACCGAGCAGGGCACTTTGCCCGCGCCGGGCGGTCGAAAGTCCACGCCCAGGCTCTTTCCACCCCATGCGCACTTGATGAGCAGAACCGGCTCCTTGAAGGCATCCCCCATAACCCATCCGAAGCCGAGTTCGGGGCCGATCCGCTCCTCGTTCGCGCCGTAGCCTGTCGTTAACGGACCTTTGCGCTCCAGATAAGTGATGAGCACGTCGTCGCGCTTCTTCCATGCTCCGTCCTTGTCGAGCAACGACGCAAACGCTTTCGCCGTTGCCGGGTCCTTGGTGAAGAACTCCAGAGACCCCTTCCCACCGTTGCGCTTCTCGTCGGCGGCCACGAATCCATGCCCCTCCATGTTCGACTGCCCCGCGAGGATGAACACGCGCACGGGTCTTGCCCAAGGCGCGTGTTCCGCTAAGGAGTGATTGGCTGCAACGATCAGGAAGAGGCCTGCCAGGAGCGAGTACGACGTTCGTCGGTTCATGGGCTCTGTTTCGACCTTCTTGGTTCGATTCCTTTGCGAGTCGAGAAGCCGGCCGAGCTTGGCGATGCGGCGGGCCAACAGGCCATGCAAGAATCGCCTACACTTCGAGAATGACCTTGCCGATGGTTCTTGCGTCGCTTCTGGGGTCCTTCTCGTGCGCAGCAATGGACGCCCCTCGAAATCCTCTGTCAGCAAGGAACCTAACTTGCGAGTTTCGCCAAGATCCCCTGGGTGTCGACGTTGCACATCCAAGGTTGGGTTGGACCCTTGACGGGACTTCCTCGGTACGGACCCAACGCCAGAGTGCGTATCGCGTGCTCGTGGCAGCCTCTATTGAACGGCTCGTCAAAGATGACGGGAATCTGTGGGACAGCGGAAACGTATCGAGCAGCCAACAGAACAATATCCCCTATCAGGGTCTCGCGCTCAAATCCGGACAGACTTGCTACTGGAAGGTGCGCGTTCGCGATAACGCCGGACAATGGTCTTCCTGGAGCCCAGTGGCGCGTTGGGAAATGGGCCTGCTCAGCCCCGGAGACTGGAAGGCGCTGTGGTTGGACGACGGTAAGCCAGTCCCAGCATCGGACGCCGACTTCTATAAGGAGGATCATGCGCCGCTGTTCAGGAAGGAGTTTTCGGCGTCGAGGAAGATCAGGCGGGCTCGCCTTTCCATCGCCGGGCTGGGATACTACGAGGCCAGCCTGAACGGGAAACGGGTCGGCGACCACGTCCTAGACCCCGGCTGGACCGCGTTCTCCGAGCGCGTCCTCTATGACACCTACGACGTGACGAAGATGCTGGTTCGAGGAAGGAACTGCATCGGCGTGACGTTGGGCAACGGGTGGTTCAACCCGTTGCCGATGCGCATGTGGGGGAGCCGCAACCTGCGAGACGCACTGACGACGGGACGTCCCCGTTTCATCGCGCAATTGCGGCTTGAATATGTGGGCGGGGGCTCGGATACGATCGTATCCGACACCTCATGGAAGGTCGGGGAAGGCGCAATCCGGCGAAACAACGTCTACCTTGGTGAGGTCGTGGATGCCCGGCTGGATCCAGCCCTCTGGGGCCACGTCGGATTCGACGACGCCAAGTGGCGCGCTCCGAGCGTCGCCGCCAAGAAGCTGGGCAGGCTCTCCTCTCCCACCCATCCGCCAATTCGTGAGACCAGGCGTTGGAGCGCCGTGTCCGTGAAGGAGCCCAAGCCCGGGATCTATGTGTACGATATGGGCGAGAACTTCGCCGGCTGGGTGAGCCTCAAGCTCAATGTCCCCGCGGGAACCCAGGTTCAGCTCCGCTACGGCGAACTCCTGTATGCCGACGGGACCTTGAACCCCATGACCGGCGTGGCCGGCCAGATAAAGGGGCTCAAGCGAGGCTCGCAGGAGAGCGTCGGGGGTCCGGGTGCGCCACCTGTGGCGTGGCAAGCCGACACCTACATCGCCCGAGGAGGCCGCGAAACCTATCAGCCCAGGTTCACGTTCCACGGGTTTCGCTACGTCGAGGTGAGCGGGGTCCCCAAGCCTTTGCCTCTGGAGGCGGTGGTCGCTTCGCGGCTGAACTCGGACCTGGAAACAGCCGGATCGTTCGAGTGCTCCGATCCGATGCTCAACCGGATCCAGGCGATGTGTCGGCGGACGTTTCTCTCGAACGTGTTCAGCGTCCAATCCGACTGTCCGCATCGAGAGAAGTTTGGTTACGGGGGCGATATCGTAGCGACGAGCGAAGCCATGATCATGAACTTCGACATGGCCGGCTTCTATCAGAAGGCCGTCCGGGATTGGTCGGACAGCGCCCTCAAGGATGGAATGTTCACCGACACGGCGCCGTTCGTGGGCATCCAGTACTGCGGCGTCGTTTGGGCGATGGCCCATCCCTTGCTCATTGATCAACTATTCCGCTACTACGGCGACTCGTCTATCAGCGAAGAGCAATACGATGCGGCGAAGAAGTGGCTGGCGCTGGTTGAGGAGCGCTATCCGAACGGCATCGTGACGGATGGCCTGAGCGACCACGAGGGGCTGGCCCCAGCGCCCGCGCCTGACATGGTCACGCCGATGACCTTCCATACCGCGAACCTGCTTCGCCGAATGGCGGATCGCCTGGGGCGAAAGGCGGACGCGGCTCATTTTGCCGATTTGGCGGGCAAGATCCAGAGCGCGTACGTCGCGAAGTTCGTGAATGCCGAGACCGGGAAGATCGGGCCGGGGACGCAGGCGAGCCAGTCCGTCGCCCTTTACTCGGGCATTGTCCCAGAAGTTATCCGTCCGCAAGCGTTCGCGTTCCTGGTGAAGGACATCGAGGCGCACGCCGGCCACCTGACGACAGGGATCATCGGCACGAAGGCGATGCTTGACGTCCTATCGCGAAACGGAAGGGCGGATCTGGCTTACGCCATCGTTTCGAAGAAGGACTTTCCGAGCTGGGGATGGATGCTCGAAAACGGCGCAACCACGCTTTGGGAACATTGGGAATTGAGCGACAACACGTTCTCGCATAACCACCCGATGTTCGGATCGGTTAGCCAATGGTTCATGCAGTGGCTTGGCGGGATTCAGCCCGGTCCTGAGAGCCGGGGGTTCGACCGCGTGTCGATCAGCCCGCGCACGCCGGAAGGGCTGAAGTGGGTGAAATCAAGCTACCGCAGCATTCGCG carries:
- a CDS encoding family 78 glycoside hydrolase catalytic domain, which translates into the protein MAASIERLVKDDGNLWDSGNVSSSQQNNIPYQGLALKSGQTCYWKVRVRDNAGQWSSWSPVARWEMGLLSPGDWKALWLDDGKPVPASDADFYKEDHAPLFRKEFSASRKIRRARLSIAGLGYYEASLNGKRVGDHVLDPGWTAFSERVLYDTYDVTKMLVRGRNCIGVTLGNGWFNPLPMRMWGSRNLRDALTTGRPRFIAQLRLEYVGGGSDTIVSDTSWKVGEGAIRRNNVYLGEVVDARLDPALWGHVGFDDAKWRAPSVAAKKLGRLSSPTHPPIRETRRWSAVSVKEPKPGIYVYDMGENFAGWVSLKLNVPAGTQVQLRYGELLYADGTLNPMTGVAGQIKGLKRGSQESVGGPGAPPVAWQADTYIARGGRETYQPRFTFHGFRYVEVSGVPKPLPLEAVVASRLNSDLETAGSFECSDPMLNRIQAMCRRTFLSNVFSVQSDCPHREKFGYGGDIVATSEAMIMNFDMAGFYQKAVRDWSDSALKDGMFTDTAPFVGIQYCGVVWAMAHPLLIDQLFRYYGDSSISEEQYDAAKKWLALVEERYPNGIVTDGLSDHEGLAPAPAPDMVTPMTFHTANLLRRMADRLGRKADAAHFADLAGKIQSAYVAKFVNAETGKIGPGTQASQSVALYSGIVPEVIRPQAFAFLVKDIEAHAGHLTTGIIGTKAMLDVLSRNGRADLAYAIVSKKDFPSWGWMLENGATTLWEHWELSDNTFSHNHPMFGSVSQWFMQWLGGIQPGPESRGFDRVSISPRTPEGLKWVKSSYRSIRGKVVSNWAREGSGITFEIEIPANTVARVSLLADSVAHVHESGRPLAKAQGVSNVMTDGHTVEFEIGSGAYSFFVASDRNAQE
- a CDS encoding sialate O-acetylesterase; translated protein: MNRRTSYSLLAGLFLIVAANHSLAEHAPWARPVRVFILAGQSNMEGHGFVAADEKRNGGKGSLEFFTKDPATAKAFASLLDKDGAWKKRDDVLITYLERKGPLTTGYGANEERIGPELGFGWVMGDAFKEPVLLIKCAWGGKSLGVDFRPPGAGKVPCSVGEKNDAAIAQDPGIVGKYYRETVSLVKAALESIKELVPGSDGKYVLSGFGWHQGWNDRINEQFVAEYQSNMAHFIRDMRKDLGAPKLPFVIAETGQGGPEEKNARALALMKAQADVAEEPEFKGNVVFVGTRGFWRPAELSPNNQGYHWNCNAGTYWDIGQAMGEAMKRLLRVR